The proteins below are encoded in one region of Pseudomonas putida S13.1.2:
- a CDS encoding type II toxin-antitoxin system Phd/YefM family antitoxin, translating to MQKIFASVTVSVSELKKNPSAVMAGAAGMPVAVLNHNRVMGYMVPAKLYESMMKRLEDLELSELAKSRLGEKGVPVSLDDL from the coding sequence ATGCAGAAAATCTTTGCAAGTGTGACCGTAAGCGTATCGGAACTGAAAAAGAACCCATCTGCGGTAATGGCCGGTGCCGCTGGCATGCCTGTTGCCGTGCTTAACCACAATCGTGTGATGGGTTACATGGTTCCGGCCAAACTGTACGAATCCATGATGAAGCGCCTGGAGGATCTCGAATTGAGTGAATTGGCCAAGTCCAGGCTGGGTGAAAAAGGCGTACCGGTGTCTCTGGATGACCTATAA
- a CDS encoding SDR family NAD(P)-dependent oxidoreductase — protein sequence MNIDLGGRTAIISGSTGGIGLAIARGLARANADVVIAGRSQKSLDAALAEVRKQGGRGQVHGVVADLGTAAGAETLFAAHPRADILVNNLGIYDDVDFFEVDDSEWARFYETNVLSGVRLARHYAPGMVENGWGRILFISSESGVAIPADMINYGVTKAANLAVSHGLAKRLAGSGVTVNAVLPGPTLTDGVTAMVADAAQASGRSIREEADNFVRTARPSSIIQRVADVDEVAHLVVYLASPYSSATTGAALRVDGGVVDSLAI from the coding sequence ATGAACATCGACCTGGGCGGACGCACCGCCATTATCAGCGGCTCGACCGGCGGTATTGGTCTGGCCATCGCCCGTGGCCTGGCCCGCGCCAATGCCGACGTGGTCATTGCCGGCCGCAGCCAGAAGTCGCTGGACGCCGCCCTGGCCGAAGTGCGCAAGCAAGGTGGCCGTGGCCAGGTCCACGGCGTGGTCGCCGACCTGGGTACCGCCGCCGGTGCCGAAACCCTGTTCGCTGCCCACCCACGGGCCGACATCCTGGTCAACAACCTGGGCATCTACGACGACGTCGACTTCTTCGAGGTGGACGACAGCGAGTGGGCGCGCTTCTACGAAACCAACGTGCTCAGCGGTGTGCGCCTGGCACGCCACTACGCCCCGGGCATGGTCGAGAACGGCTGGGGGCGGATCCTGTTCATTTCCTCGGAATCGGGTGTCGCCATTCCTGCCGACATGATCAACTACGGCGTGACCAAGGCCGCCAACCTGGCCGTTTCCCATGGCCTGGCCAAGCGTCTGGCCGGCAGCGGGGTTACCGTGAACGCGGTGTTGCCGGGCCCGACCCTGACCGATGGCGTGACCGCGATGGTGGCCGATGCAGCACAGGCCTCCGGGCGCAGCATTCGTGAAGAGGCGGACAACTTCGTGCGCACCGCGCGGCCAAGCTCGATCATCCAGCGCGTCGCCGATGTCGATGAGGTTGCCCACCTGGTGGTGTACCTCGCCTCCCCTTATTCCTCCGCCACCACCGGCGCGGCCCTGCGGGTCGACGGCGGCGTAGTCGACAGCCTCGCTATCTGA
- a CDS encoding WYL domain-containing protein: protein MPSHPTRHTIARQWQLLKLLPGRHPGMSSTQLQAALTTVGHTTSKRTVERDLVELAALFPLQCNSKGMPYGWYWQPGLSLGEAQQLQPDVLTPPAQVELHAWVDDALALRLEQSPLSANMQLTPQASGGATLVATVDDNRALMGWLLSQAGSIRIHAPQALRVAMLEQLRQSLALHEGSY, encoded by the coding sequence TTGCCCAGCCACCCTACCCGCCACACCATTGCCCGCCAGTGGCAGCTGCTCAAGTTGCTGCCCGGCCGCCACCCTGGCATGAGCTCCACCCAGTTGCAGGCGGCCCTCACGACCGTGGGCCATACCACCAGCAAACGCACGGTCGAGCGCGACCTGGTGGAGCTCGCCGCGCTGTTCCCGCTGCAGTGCAATAGTAAAGGCATGCCGTACGGTTGGTACTGGCAACCGGGCCTGAGCCTGGGCGAAGCGCAGCAGCTGCAACCCGACGTGCTTACGCCCCCGGCCCAGGTTGAACTGCATGCCTGGGTTGATGACGCGTTGGCCCTGCGCCTGGAGCAATCACCCCTGTCAGCAAACATGCAACTGACGCCGCAAGCGAGCGGCGGCGCCACGCTGGTGGCCACTGTTGACGACAACCGGGCGCTGATGGGCTGGTTACTGTCGCAAGCGGGCTCCATCCGTATCCACGCCCCGCAGGCACTGCGCGTGGCCATGCTCGAACAGTTGCGCCAGAGCCTGGCGCTGCACGAGGGTAGTTATTGA